The following proteins are co-located in the Candidatus Methanogranum gryphiswaldense genome:
- a CDS encoding carbonic anhydrase: MSKVLNEVLEANKQYALNFGDKKNLPLPPGRKFAVLTCMDARLDPAKFAGLSEGDAHVIRNAGGRASDDAIRSLIVSHKLLGTQEWFVIHHSDCGMLTFTNEVIGDLLKGSLKSAEFDGKEWKNTSEEGGSEEGQYINFLPFSNLEKSVTDDVDRIRNHPLVPGDIPIYGYVYDVRNGKLKEVKEATKVGKVR, encoded by the coding sequence ATGAGTAAGGTCTTGAATGAAGTGTTGGAAGCAAATAAACAGTATGCCTTGAATTTCGGAGATAAAAAGAATCTCCCTTTACCACCCGGAAGAAAATTTGCCGTTCTGACATGTATGGATGCAAGACTCGATCCAGCAAAGTTCGCCGGATTGTCGGAGGGTGACGCGCATGTGATCAGGAATGCGGGAGGCAGAGCCAGTGATGACGCCATCCGTTCCCTGATTGTTTCTCACAAATTGCTTGGGACACAAGAATGGTTCGTCATACATCACAGTGACTGTGGAATGTTGACATTTACCAATGAGGTCATCGGAGACCTATTAAAAGGAAGTCTGAAGAGTGCTGAGTTCGATGGAAAAGAGTGGAAAAACACCTCCGAAGAAGGTGGGTCAGAAGAAGGACAATACATCAATTTCCTTCCATTCAGTAACCTAGAGAAGAGCGTAACCGACGATGTTGACAGGATACGGAATCATCCGCTTGTTCCGGGAGATATACCGATATACGGGTATGTGTACGATGTAAGAAATGGAAAATTGAAAGAGGTGAAAGAAGCAACGAAGGTTGGAAAAGTTAGATAA
- a CDS encoding aminotransferase class I/II-fold pyridoxal phosphate-dependent enzyme — MSERKYGNELGFQTRSVHTGNDVDKESGAIKRPITMANSYELPYDPTNLNWSDADVNLYTRNGGTNQRYLEEKIASLEGGEDCIVLASGVSALSGLFFALLKSGDHVVFSSVTYIAVYRLLNELLKSKFNVETTIVDTTDLDAVRAAIRPNTKLVHIETPGNPTLSVSDITEIAKIAHDNHALLSVDNTFASPFNQRPIELDADFSIESLTKYINGHGDAMGGAIIGKKTQLDVIRTQSQINLGGVISPFNAWLIMRGSVTLPLRMKVHNYNALKIAEYLECLPCVSFVSYPGLKSHKNYHTALKQMHPGFGGVLAFGLKADHDAHNKFISHLRIITSAVSLGHDESLIVFLGENDERQYLYPKEFNKGFFRFSVGIEDLDDLIKDIDQALEKTGLL; from the coding sequence ATGAGTGAAAGAAAATATGGCAATGAACTTGGTTTTCAGACAAGATCGGTTCATACAGGTAATGATGTAGATAAAGAATCAGGGGCAATAAAAAGGCCTATAACTATGGCGAATAGCTATGAACTTCCGTACGATCCAACGAATTTGAATTGGAGCGATGCAGATGTAAACCTATACACACGTAACGGAGGTACCAATCAACGTTATTTGGAAGAGAAGATCGCATCCCTGGAAGGCGGGGAAGATTGTATAGTTCTGGCTAGCGGTGTTTCTGCGTTATCTGGACTTTTCTTTGCATTATTGAAGAGTGGAGACCATGTGGTATTCTCAAGTGTGACGTACATAGCGGTCTATCGTCTTTTGAATGAGCTTCTGAAAAGTAAATTCAATGTGGAGACCACTATTGTAGATACCACAGACCTTGATGCAGTAAGGGCTGCCATACGTCCGAATACTAAGTTGGTACATATTGAAACACCAGGAAATCCCACTCTTTCTGTATCGGACATAACAGAAATAGCCAAAATAGCACACGATAATCATGCGTTACTTTCGGTCGATAATACCTTTGCCTCACCTTTCAACCAGCGTCCAATCGAACTGGATGCTGATTTTTCAATTGAGAGCTTGACCAAATACATAAATGGACACGGTGACGCAATGGGTGGTGCGATAATAGGAAAAAAGACGCAATTGGATGTCATACGTACACAGTCGCAGATCAATTTGGGGGGAGTGATAAGTCCTTTCAATGCCTGGCTTATAATGCGTGGTTCGGTCACATTGCCTCTTCGTATGAAGGTACATAATTACAATGCGTTAAAGATAGCTGAATATCTGGAATGTTTGCCATGTGTAAGTTTTGTTTCATATCCAGGATTAAAAAGCCATAAGAATTATCACACGGCCTTGAAGCAGATGCATCCAGGATTTGGAGGTGTTCTGGCCTTTGGATTGAAGGCTGATCATGACGCTCATAACAAATTCATAAGTCACCTTAGGATCATAACATCTGCGGTATCTCTCGGTCACGATGAGAGTTTGATAGTATTCCTAGGAGAGAATGATGAGAGACAGTATCTATATCCGAAGGAGTTCAACAAGGGATTCTTCAGATTCAGTGTAGGAATAGAGGATCTTGATGATCTGATAAAAGACATAGATCAGGCATTGGAAAAAACAGGTCTCTTATGA
- a CDS encoding radical SAM protein, translated as MGNISEFFGYAQWWMLFKLGKDVPLVDTIGIHYGCNLRCKHCGIADAVESNPKAETSLSYDQIIKDLKEMHKKGAKIAYFEGGEPTMWKDGEKDLGDLIDAAKDMGYYNIGYTTNGTTGTVFTNSDVISISLDGPKEIHDSIRGEGVFDKLMKTIDDLDFDGKIYANAVLQKDNIMYIREMAETIVQHPNIAGIVFNFITPPPYSIMPSFEERSAAIVEIKELKKKGFPILNSNKGLELLIHEDWDLKCPRKMSAFMLPGEIHMNGCPMTGTESCKHCGYAAVREYYLIGRGNPSTILEMSSVFAASKSSSDRH; from the coding sequence ATGGGCAATATATCTGAGTTCTTTGGTTATGCACAATGGTGGATGCTTTTCAAGTTAGGTAAGGATGTTCCTCTTGTGGATACCATAGGGATACATTATGGATGCAATCTCAGGTGTAAGCATTGCGGGATAGCAGATGCTGTAGAGTCTAATCCGAAGGCAGAGACCTCGCTTTCTTATGATCAGATAATCAAAGATCTGAAAGAAATGCATAAAAAAGGTGCCAAGATCGCATATTTTGAAGGCGGGGAGCCTACAATGTGGAAGGATGGGGAAAAGGACCTGGGAGACCTCATAGATGCTGCCAAGGATATGGGTTATTACAATATCGGTTATACTACCAACGGAACCACCGGAACAGTGTTCACGAATTCTGATGTGATATCGATCAGCCTTGACGGTCCAAAAGAGATACACGATTCGATACGCGGTGAAGGTGTATTCGATAAACTCATGAAGACCATCGATGATCTGGATTTTGATGGTAAGATATACGCCAATGCAGTTTTGCAAAAGGACAATATAATGTATATACGTGAAATGGCAGAAACTATTGTCCAGCATCCTAATATCGCAGGTATCGTTTTCAATTTCATAACGCCTCCGCCGTATTCTATAATGCCCTCTTTTGAAGAACGTTCTGCTGCGATCGTAGAGATTAAAGAATTGAAGAAAAAAGGTTTTCCGATATTAAATTCAAATAAAGGTCTGGAACTTCTTATCCATGAGGATTGGGATCTAAAGTGTCCTAGGAAGATGTCTGCATTCATGCTGCCTGGCGAGATACATATGAATGGCTGCCCGATGACGGGAACCGAATCTTGTAAGCATTGTGGGTATGCAGCCGTAAGGGAATATTATCTGATAGGTAGGGGCAATCCATCGACCATATTGGAGATGTCGTCTGTCTTTGCTGCTTCAAAATCCTCTTCAGATCGCCATTGA
- a CDS encoding GTP-binding protein, whose translation MSKTPVTIITGYLGSGKTTLMNDFLKKNQDKQIALIVNDLGTVNVDSNLIKNGNVIENKTLREMTGGCICCTLRDKFMSELQQVAVTGKFESILVEASGVSNPTGICQGFMIYEQQKREMAFYLNNVISVVDASRIFTEFLDDISKKGNDTEDSDIVNLVMDQIEFCNVLILNKCDLLNKEDLENVRSVVKGLQPDAKLIETVQGKVDTTDIFDSNVFDFFKVLSSSTYQKSLDRDQANEKKGMDDFGITSFVFVEKRPLNYKKFSKFLDNYPKTLIRSKGYIWFSNKPKIMMLFEQAGKNLMLTGVSEWVAAYSKKEREEIFSYYPDIKENWDEKYGDRKNELVLIGRDYNRDDIISNLKNCIDDRY comes from the coding sequence ATGAGTAAGACACCTGTCACAATCATAACTGGATACCTAGGTTCAGGAAAAACCACTTTAATGAACGATTTTCTTAAAAAAAATCAGGATAAACAGATCGCGCTCATCGTCAACGATCTTGGGACTGTCAATGTCGACAGCAACCTGATCAAAAATGGGAATGTGATCGAGAACAAAACTCTTCGTGAGATGACAGGGGGATGCATCTGCTGTACATTGAGGGATAAATTCATGTCTGAATTGCAGCAGGTCGCAGTAACTGGCAAATTCGAGTCTATTCTGGTAGAGGCTTCTGGAGTGAGCAATCCCACAGGGATATGTCAAGGTTTCATGATATATGAACAACAGAAAAGAGAAATGGCATTTTATCTAAACAATGTTATTTCTGTCGTCGATGCTTCAAGAATCTTCACCGAATTTTTGGATGATATCTCAAAGAAGGGGAATGATACAGAGGACTCGGACATAGTCAATCTGGTCATGGATCAGATTGAATTCTGCAATGTGCTCATATTGAACAAATGCGATCTGTTGAACAAAGAAGATCTGGAAAATGTAAGATCGGTGGTCAAAGGATTGCAACCAGATGCGAAACTTATCGAGACAGTTCAAGGAAAAGTTGATACAACAGACATTTTCGATTCGAACGTATTCGATTTCTTCAAGGTGTTGTCCTCTTCAACCTATCAAAAATCCCTGGACAGAGATCAAGCAAACGAGAAGAAAGGTATGGACGATTTTGGGATAACATCGTTCGTATTCGTGGAAAAGAGACCTCTCAACTACAAGAAATTCTCAAAGTTCTTAGACAACTATCCGAAGACATTGATCCGTTCGAAAGGTTACATATGGTTCTCCAATAAGCCGAAGATCATGATGCTCTTTGAACAAGCAGGAAAGAACCTGATGCTCACTGGTGTCTCTGAATGGGTGGCAGCGTATTCCAAAAAGGAGAGGGAAGAGATCTTCAGTTACTATCCCGATATAAAGGAGAACTGGGATGAGAAATACGGAGACAGGAAGAACGAACTCGTTCTCATTGGCAGGGATTACAATAGGGACGATATCATAAGCAATTTGAAAAATTGTATAGATGATCGTTACTGA
- a CDS encoding phosphoribosylaminoimidazolecarboxamide formyltransferase produces MNEMQLKYGCNPNQQPARIFMKNGELPIKVLNGKPGYINLLDAFNGWQLVTGLKKATGYPAAASFKHVSPAGAAIGTPMSETLKKICFVDDMKMSPIAMAYAKARGADRMSSYGDFVSLSDVCDVPTAKLISREVSDGVIAPGYEDAALEILKSKRKGTYAVIQIDENYVPDTIEQKDVYGVTFEQARNEVEISDKLLNNMPTKNKNIPQNAKNDLLISLIVLKYTQSNSVCYVKDGQTIGIGAGQQSRVHCTRLAGEKADKWYLRQSPKALNLPFRNDIHRPDRDNAIDVYLSDYYEDVLSEGNWENIFTERPEPLTREEREQWIKTLKGVSVGSDAFFPFGDNIERARRSGVDYVAQTGGSIRDDNVIETCDKYNIAMAFTGVRLFHH; encoded by the coding sequence ATGAATGAAATGCAATTGAAATATGGATGCAACCCAAACCAACAACCAGCACGGATATTTATGAAAAATGGGGAATTACCCATAAAGGTCCTAAACGGAAAACCCGGTTATATCAACTTATTAGATGCCTTCAACGGATGGCAACTTGTTACAGGTCTGAAAAAAGCAACAGGATATCCTGCAGCCGCATCATTCAAACATGTGAGTCCCGCGGGTGCAGCTATCGGAACTCCAATGAGTGAAACTCTCAAGAAAATATGTTTTGTGGATGATATGAAAATGTCCCCGATCGCCATGGCATATGCCAAAGCAAGGGGTGCTGATAGAATGTCCTCATACGGTGATTTTGTTTCATTGTCTGATGTATGTGATGTACCTACAGCCAAACTCATCTCCAGAGAAGTATCTGATGGTGTCATAGCACCCGGATACGAGGACGCGGCCCTTGAGATACTAAAGTCCAAACGTAAAGGTACCTATGCTGTGATACAAATTGATGAGAACTATGTGCCAGATACCATAGAACAAAAAGATGTCTATGGTGTTACATTCGAACAGGCAAGGAACGAGGTCGAAATATCAGATAAACTATTGAATAATATGCCGACCAAGAACAAAAATATCCCACAAAATGCAAAGAACGACCTTTTGATCTCTTTAATTGTACTGAAATACACACAATCCAACTCCGTCTGTTATGTAAAGGACGGACAGACCATAGGAATAGGGGCAGGACAACAATCTAGGGTCCACTGCACCCGTTTGGCAGGAGAAAAGGCAGATAAATGGTATCTGCGTCAAAGCCCGAAGGCCTTGAACCTTCCTTTTAGGAACGATATACACCGCCCAGACCGTGACAATGCGATCGATGTCTATCTTTCAGATTATTACGAGGATGTCCTCTCCGAAGGAAATTGGGAGAACATTTTCACTGAGAGACCGGAACCTCTAACAAGGGAAGAGAGAGAACAGTGGATCAAAACCTTAAAAGGAGTATCTGTAGGTTCCGATGCATTCTTCCCATTCGGCGACAACATCGAGAGAGCACGCAGAAGCGGAGTGGATTATGTGGCACAGACAGGAGGATCCATCCGCGATGACAATGTCATAGAAACGTGTGACAAATACAACATCGCAATGGCCTTTACCGGTGTGAGACTTTTCCATCACTGA
- a CDS encoding tRNA 4-thiouridine(8) synthase ThiI, whose translation MKFISLISGGIDSPVSSYIMTKMGAEVVLLHMDNRPFADDRAIERVKELAVRLREVTGQEMPLYSAPHGISQDIISKSCDRNYQCVMCKRAMQRTAKILGTELGCSGVIMGDSLGQVASQTLKNIRSENIELNYPVIRPLIGYDKLEIEAIAKEIGTFDISIKQVSGCTILPTNPITEANPEKIYVFDKSVQLQSLAETAARNTIRVS comes from the coding sequence ATAAAATTCATATCATTGATTTCAGGAGGTATTGATTCTCCGGTCTCATCTTACATAATGACCAAAATGGGCGCAGAGGTTGTGCTACTACATATGGATAATCGTCCATTTGCCGATGATCGTGCGATAGAGAGAGTAAAAGAATTGGCAGTCAGACTTAGAGAGGTAACTGGACAAGAAATGCCGTTGTATTCTGCACCTCATGGCATTTCACAGGATATAATATCAAAGTCATGCGATCGCAATTACCAGTGCGTAATGTGTAAAAGAGCTATGCAAAGAACTGCAAAGATCCTTGGTACCGAACTTGGTTGCAGCGGTGTGATAATGGGAGATTCTTTGGGACAAGTAGCTTCGCAGACACTTAAGAATATACGTTCTGAAAATATAGAGCTTAATTACCCAGTCATCCGTCCCCTTATCGGTTATGATAAATTGGAAATTGAGGCCATAGCAAAAGAGATAGGAACATTTGATATTTCCATAAAACAGGTTTCAGGATGCACCATATTGCCTACTAATCCAATAACCGAAGCAAACCCAGAAAAAATTTACGTTTTTGATAAGTCGGTGCAACTTCAGTCACTAGCTGAAACAGCGGCAAGGAATACGATAAGGGTCAGTTGA
- a CDS encoding DUF3795 domain-containing protein, with protein MTAIDDIDKDLIAPCGMNCRLCMAYQREKNHCDGCRKDDGLKPNQCKVCIIKNCTTIQTNLSGFCFECNSFPCRRLKQLDKRYIGKYHMSMLENLEFIKSSGMTAFLEKEKERWTCEKCGNIVCVHRDLCPMCNEPKKYE; from the coding sequence ATGACGGCCATCGATGATATCGATAAAGATCTGATAGCCCCATGCGGTATGAATTGCAGACTTTGCATGGCCTACCAGAGAGAAAAAAATCACTGCGATGGTTGTCGCAAAGACGACGGCCTCAAACCAAATCAATGCAAAGTGTGCATCATCAAAAACTGTACTACCATTCAGACCAACTTATCCGGGTTTTGTTTTGAATGCAACTCTTTTCCGTGCCGCAGATTGAAACAATTAGACAAAAGATACATAGGAAAATACCACATGAGCATGCTAGAAAATCTAGAATTCATAAAATCTAGTGGCATGACTGCTTTTCTTGAAAAAGAAAAAGAACGTTGGACCTGTGAAAAATGTGGCAATATCGTATGCGTCCACCGCGACTTATGTCCAATGTGTAATGAACCTAAGAAATATGAATGA
- a CDS encoding prenyltransferase, with protein MSETVRNNISILRKVNLIFRFSYTIPFFLASICGSILALPYSPSLWMAVLIPLVVQILAVFVNFSNDYFDHGSGVDAMRFEMTKSHITDSEVLSKIYWEGNQFDTGMITEKQGKIIMAVIVAAIVLMSLPIIAYSGWKVIVLGLVGLFFAYFYTAPPLNLGARGLGETVVGISFLMMVACTFYVLTGTITQEVLLVSLVIGIAVGTMRMVDSMSAQEAHIANHEVSVSVILGTNGTIPVAKFMILTMYVLAACLSIFNPIFLLIFLSIPLSYKAWKTMDPGRSGWEIRVIPYFFGISLSIEILAMAAALLSMAI; from the coding sequence ATGTCAGAAACGGTCCGAAATAACATATCCATCTTGAGAAAAGTAAATCTGATTTTCAGATTCAGTTACACCATTCCTTTTTTTCTGGCATCGATATGCGGATCCATACTTGCATTGCCCTATAGTCCATCCCTATGGATGGCCGTACTGATACCTCTTGTAGTACAGATATTGGCAGTTTTTGTGAATTTCTCCAATGATTACTTTGATCATGGTTCGGGGGTCGATGCTATGCGTTTCGAAATGACGAAGAGCCATATCACCGATAGCGAAGTACTGAGCAAGATATACTGGGAAGGAAACCAATTCGATACTGGAATGATTACTGAGAAACAAGGAAAGATCATCATGGCTGTGATCGTCGCCGCAATCGTATTGATGTCTCTACCGATCATAGCATATTCTGGATGGAAAGTCATCGTCCTCGGACTCGTAGGATTGTTCTTCGCATACTTTTACACAGCTCCTCCCCTCAATCTTGGAGCCAGGGGACTGGGTGAGACAGTCGTTGGAATATCTTTCCTCATGATGGTCGCATGCACATTCTATGTTCTTACTGGAACTATCACTCAAGAAGTCTTGCTTGTCTCACTTGTGATAGGCATAGCAGTCGGTACCATGAGGATGGTCGACTCAATGTCAGCCCAAGAAGCGCACATAGCAAATCATGAGGTCAGCGTATCGGTCATACTTGGTACGAACGGCACTATCCCAGTTGCAAAATTCATGATCCTGACGATGTATGTATTGGCAGCATGCCTTTCGATATTCAACCCTATTTTCCTACTCATCTTCTTGAGCATCCCGCTATCATACAAGGCCTGGAAAACAATGGACCCAGGAAGATCAGGATGGGAAATAAGAGTGATACCATACTTCTTCGGGATATCTTTGTCGATCGAGATACTTGCAATGGCTGCCGCATTATTGTCAATGGCGATCTGA
- a CDS encoding radical SAM protein has translation MECDERTIKKAELSLGGGIKLPKGFVMPYRLSQSTAGPGAGSTSAVFSFDGCRVKKAISYDVGEFELNVSQDGTLFLTKNNEVFLKKVEIKPVVFHCPEQAFFNLDQRCIYNCAFCASPRLDKSITKGLTDTDIVAMIKDAMEDQKVVSVSLTSGVIENAETTVKRFISCVKAIRAEFPNIPIGVEPYISGEEDLRSLKDAGATEIKLNIEAANKTIFSKVCPELDYDLINEMLVKAVKVFGKGKVSSNIIYGLGETDGDLRDIMGRLASEGVIPGLRALRYNPYNRESLRSAIGDIPKVTPERAIRVSKMQKTIMERYGLTTMTCNTMCLECTCCDIVPFRDI, from the coding sequence ATGGAATGCGATGAAAGAACGATCAAGAAGGCCGAACTCTCATTGGGAGGAGGCATAAAACTACCAAAGGGATTTGTGATGCCCTACAGACTATCCCAATCAACAGCAGGACCTGGCGCCGGTTCAACATCCGCGGTGTTCTCTTTCGATGGTTGTAGGGTCAAGAAAGCAATATCTTATGATGTGGGAGAATTTGAACTCAATGTTTCACAGGATGGTACATTGTTTCTTACGAAGAACAATGAGGTCTTCTTGAAAAAGGTCGAGATAAAACCTGTGGTATTTCATTGTCCCGAACAAGCATTTTTCAATCTAGATCAAAGGTGCATATACAATTGTGCATTCTGTGCGTCCCCTCGTCTTGATAAGAGCATCACCAAAGGCCTAACAGATACGGATATTGTAGCTATGATCAAGGATGCGATGGAAGATCAAAAGGTCGTCTCAGTATCTCTTACCAGCGGAGTAATAGAAAATGCAGAGACCACAGTCAAAAGGTTCATATCTTGCGTAAAAGCAATAAGGGCGGAATTTCCAAACATACCGATAGGTGTAGAGCCATACATATCTGGTGAAGAGGATTTGAGATCTTTGAAGGATGCAGGTGCTACCGAGATCAAATTGAACATTGAGGCAGCTAATAAGACGATATTCTCAAAGGTATGTCCTGAGTTGGACTATGACCTGATAAATGAGATGCTTGTGAAGGCGGTCAAGGTCTTTGGGAAAGGGAAAGTTTCTTCTAACATAATATACGGGCTAGGTGAGACGGATGGAGATTTGAGGGACATAATGGGTCGCTTAGCTTCTGAGGGTGTGATCCCGGGTCTGAGAGCGTTGAGGTACAATCCTTACAACAGGGAAAGTTTGAGGTCTGCTATCGGAGATATACCCAAGGTCACTCCGGAGAGGGCGATAAGGGTCTCAAAGATGCAGAAGACCATTATGGAAAGATATGGACTCACCACTATGACATGCAATACAATGTGTTTGGAATGCACATGCTGTGATATTGTGCCATTTAGGGATATCTGA
- the larE gene encoding ATP-dependent sacrificial sulfur transferase LarE — protein MQDAYSLFGDYLKSAGKVAIAYSGGFDSAFMLAAASEFIPDDHIAIFVDTPMVSNRQRKNAKIIAETLNSPLIIVNLEWQDMPEVTKNNGQRCYFCKSAIYDNVRSIALDLGCDVSICGDNYDDLSADRPGRKAVDEYHISKPLEDLKISRKDIVEKVKSLDLGCTIIKDTCLSTRIPFGTPINENTMRSIESYEQAVRDLCGIEQVRFRYQEYHAKIQTSPPEIYRLKEKESELRNYFSKKGISIEIDPDGYKG, from the coding sequence ATGCAGGATGCCTATTCATTGTTCGGAGATTACCTAAAATCTGCGGGTAAGGTAGCGATAGCGTATTCCGGAGGATTTGACAGTGCATTCATGCTCGCAGCCGCATCTGAATTCATACCAGATGATCATATCGCTATATTCGTGGATACTCCGATGGTATCCAACCGTCAAAGAAAAAATGCAAAGATAATCGCGGAAACACTAAACTCTCCATTGATAATAGTAAATTTAGAATGGCAAGATATGCCAGAAGTTACAAAAAACAATGGACAGAGATGCTATTTTTGTAAATCAGCAATATATGATAATGTCAGATCTATTGCTTTGGATCTTGGGTGCGATGTCTCCATCTGCGGTGATAACTATGATGACCTTAGCGCAGATCGTCCAGGAAGAAAGGCCGTCGATGAATACCACATCTCAAAACCATTGGAAGACCTCAAGATTTCAAGAAAAGACATTGTAGAAAAGGTCAAATCCCTTGATCTTGGATGCACAATAATCAAAGATACTTGTCTATCAACACGTATTCCGTTTGGAACACCGATAAATGAGAATACCATGAGATCGATAGAATCCTATGAACAAGCCGTACGTGATCTATGTGGGATTGAACAAGTAAGATTCAGATATCAAGAATATCACGCCAAGATACAAACATCACCACCAGAAATATACAGACTCAAAGAAAAAGAATCAGAGCTCAGAAACTATTTCTCAAAAAAAGGAATCAGTATAGAAATCGATCCAGATGGTTACAAAGGATAA